A region of the Perca flavescens isolate YP-PL-M2 chromosome 15, PFLA_1.0, whole genome shotgun sequence genome:
tcacaggtgtgctttgtcagggttaattagtggaattatttcccttattaataaaaaagcaaagggtggctactttggagaatctaaaatataagacatgttttcagttatttcacacttttttgttaagtacataattccacatgtgttcattcatagttttgatgccttcagtgagaatctacaatgtaaatagtcatgaaaataaaaaggaaacgcattgaatgagaaggtgtgtccaaacttttggcctgtactgtatatccaaAAACAGTAAATCTATAAATATAAATCTTTTTCTCACCTGTTTTCTCCTCTTTCACTTCCACTTCTGCTCTGGCCTCCTCAGACAAAGATTCCTCTTCTtgtccttcctcttcctcttcctcttcctcttcctctagcTTGGCTGGTTGTAACGTAGTGACCGTGACCGCTTCCTCTGGATCGGAGGTGACCGTAGAGGTGGCGGGGACGGAGGGGGCTGATGCCGAGGTGGGGGCAGGGGCTGCAGCAGAAGtggtagtagtagcagtaggaGTAACCTTAGGGACGTATTTGCCTTTGAGTCCCACCGAGGCCAGAGTCttctgcagctcctcctcctccaggctCGCAGGGATCCCGTTCTCCAGGAGGAACTCATCCAGGTCCATGTACTCCAAGTGGAAGGTCTCCCCGTCATAGGGAATGGTCTTCTCCCAAATGGCTGGGGTCAAGGAGGCCGATACCCCTCCACCGCCACCGCCGCTGATGCCTCCTCTAGAGCCTCCACCAGCACTCGCTGCTCCGGCCCCGCCTCCCTCCACATCCTCAGACGAGCACAgcttctctttctctatttctgcattaaaaaagGAAAGATGAGGGAACAGTGGTTAAATAAATGGCTGCCTGCTGTGAGGGAAAGGTTTCCCTGTgtactagaggtgtgaatcttcactgatctcccgattcgatta
Encoded here:
- the tefb gene encoding TEF transcription factor, PAR bZIP family member b isoform X2, yielding MSTANQILFGDGSDVPDLLKALADYPFSFPPFDDTEIEKEKLCSSEDVEGGGAGAASAGGGSRGGISGGGGGGVSASLTPAIWEKTIPYDGETFHLEYMDLDEFLLENGIPASLEEEELQKTLASVGLKGKYVPKVTPTATTTTSAAAPAPTSASAPSVPATSTVTSDPEEAVTVTTLQPAKLEEEEEEEEEEGQEEESLSEEARAEVEVKEEKTDCIPAERRTPSPIDPEAIEVDINFQPDPTDLVLSSVPGGELFNPRKHKFSDEELKPQPMIKKAKKVFVPDEQKDDKYWSRRKKNNVAAKRSRDARRLKENQITVRASFLERENAALRQQVAELRKDCGRCKNILTRYEAKYGPL